The Pseudomonadota bacterium genome window below encodes:
- a CDS encoding MFS transporter: MILLEKILNKYGIENQKDFYFIITIFGIICFISSFGKTYVNLDLYQFFKKGLVSWNFSMPFLGALLGTLFFPKIRGRMLSKNILQISFVSLFIILGLMIFLMYTWYDFPLRFFIGFFVVLIFLEISCFEAEIFQAPYRATLFSLVGIEGALLNSLGSSFIGFVHSPLEAFGVCMSGLLICCGLIFIWKTPSGQKKKSLDKGTPNSKQAFYKIICMFPFVFIAIFMMGGLGEGISTYLPIYFENLGLNKADAAFAYSFAGLGGLVLMPLAGRIGDKYGYEEAFFLTIILGLFAVSMTFFNSQTYVLSFLFFLISGTKQAFISLSSAWIATQYSGKSLSYGMATFSLTKMASHVFAPLSFGALMNSYENRGFLLGCLGAFGMTFILMILQNKKSS, encoded by the coding sequence ATGATACTATTAGAAAAAATCCTTAACAAATATGGTATAGAAAATCAGAAAGATTTTTATTTTATTATAACAATATTTGGAATTATATGTTTTATATCATCTTTTGGGAAGACATATGTCAATTTAGATCTTTATCAATTTTTTAAAAAAGGCTTAGTTTCCTGGAATTTTAGTATGCCTTTTTTAGGAGCTTTATTGGGAACGCTTTTTTTCCCAAAAATTCGTGGAAGAATGCTTTCAAAAAATATTCTGCAAATTTCTTTTGTGAGCCTATTTATTATCCTTGGGTTGATGATTTTTTTGATGTATACATGGTATGATTTTCCTTTGCGGTTTTTTATTGGCTTTTTTGTCGTGCTCATTTTTTTAGAGATATCTTGTTTTGAAGCAGAAATTTTTCAAGCCCCTTATCGTGCTACTTTGTTTAGTTTAGTGGGAATTGAAGGAGCACTTTTAAATTCTCTGGGATCTTCTTTTATCGGTTTTGTTCATTCTCCTTTGGAAGCTTTTGGCGTTTGTATGAGCGGTCTATTAATATGTTGTGGGCTTATTTTTATATGGAAAACACCTTCTGGGCAGAAGAAAAAATCTCTTGATAAAGGAACACCCAATTCTAAACAGGCTTTTTACAAAATTATTTGTATGTTTCCTTTTGTGTTTATTGCAATATTTATGATGGGGGGGTTAGGAGAAGGAATCTCGACTTATTTGCCAATATATTTTGAAAATCTTGGTTTGAATAAGGCAGATGCCGCTTTTGCATATTCTTTTGCAGGATTAGGAGGGTTGGTGTTAATGCCTCTTGCAGGAAGGATTGGAGATAAATATGGATATGAAGAAGCCTTTTTTCTTACAATTATACTGGGCCTTTTTGCAGTAAGTATGACGTTCTTTAATTCACAGACATATGTTCTTTCTTTTCTATTTTTTTTGATTAGTGGAACAAAGCAAGCTTTTATATCTTTGTCATCTGCATGGATTGCAACACAGTATTCTGGAAAAAGTCTTTCTTATGGTATGGCTACTTTTTCTTTAACGAAGATGGCAAGTCATGTTTTTGCACCTCTTAGTTTTGGAGCTTTAATGAACTCTTATGAAAATAGAGGTTTTTTACTCGGATGTTTGGGCGCATTCGGTATGACCTTTATTTTAATGATTTTACAAAACAAAAAATCATCCTAA
- a CDS encoding VOC family protein, with protein sequence MIDHISFSVNNYAQSLKFYDETLKILGIERLMTFETPEQNVAGYGSHGKPFFWMGCDTSPNEEEFVGKARGFHIAFQAPNIEAIKAWHKKCLELGGKNNGNPGPRPEFHPDYYAAFIIDPNGWRLEAVLLKNEKNKSLS encoded by the coding sequence ATGATAGACCATATTTCTTTCTCCGTGAATAATTATGCCCAGAGCTTAAAATTTTATGACGAAACATTAAAAATACTCGGCATTGAACGTCTTATGACGTTTGAGACACCGGAACAAAATGTGGCTGGATATGGAAGTCATGGAAAACCATTTTTCTGGATGGGATGTGATACTTCTCCAAACGAGGAGGAATTTGTTGGAAAAGCGCGGGGATTTCATATTGCTTTTCAAGCTCCAAATATAGAAGCTATAAAAGCTTGGCATAAAAAATGTTTAGAGCTTGGAGGAAAAAACAATGGAAATCCAGGCCCACGACCAGAATTCCATCCAGATTATTATGCAGCTTTTATTATTGATCCCAATGGGTGGAGATTAGAAGCTGTTCTTCTAAAGAATGAAAAAAATAAATCCCTTTCCTAA
- a CDS encoding Fic family protein, whose product MNRVKNNCFSEKISVFQGKALPESDGSLAGYAALINAYDLKVPLPEMLSFISNKHVRYQTEEWEIYTLRHKPEDTLQGHLKFSLKYEGVDLGILNALFKKVSPKEIEAWVKEEPVGQYSRRVWFFYEWLRDQKLNLPDADTGNYIEAINPLQQYETFQSMSHRHRVINNLPGGKNFCPLVRRTEKIENFKTLHLSELAHQQTGMIHKDVLTRAAAFLLLKDSRASFAIEGESHLKNRVERWGRAISQAGIRPINLEELLRLQRIVIEDTRFVKLGLREDGGFIGVHERGTGMPLPDHISAHPKDLPLLLEGMTQAYNDLHKKENIDPVILAAVIAFGFVFIHPFVDGNGRIQRYLIHHVLADLDFAPKGIVFPISAVILERIDEYRCVLESYSKPRLEFINWRPTKEGNVEILNETIDLYRYFDATRMVEFLYDCVSETIEKVLPEEIRYLECYDRMKKEIEKFFDMPDYLTDLLIHFLEQNKGKLSKRAKEREFKALSEEECAHLENLYREIFINQT is encoded by the coding sequence ATGAATCGAGTAAAAAATAATTGTTTTTCAGAAAAAATAAGCGTTTTTCAGGGAAAGGCTTTGCCCGAGAGTGATGGAAGTTTGGCAGGATATGCTGCTCTTATAAATGCGTATGATTTAAAAGTTCCCTTACCAGAAATGCTTTCTTTTATTAGTAACAAACATGTCCGTTATCAAACAGAAGAATGGGAGATCTATACCCTGCGTCATAAACCCGAAGATACGCTCCAAGGACATTTAAAGTTTTCTTTAAAATATGAGGGCGTGGATCTTGGAATTTTAAATGCGCTTTTTAAGAAAGTATCTCCAAAAGAAATTGAAGCATGGGTCAAAGAAGAGCCCGTAGGTCAATATAGTCGGCGGGTCTGGTTTTTCTATGAGTGGTTAAGAGATCAAAAACTTAACCTTCCAGATGCAGATACTGGAAATTATATAGAAGCAATAAATCCTTTGCAGCAGTATGAAACATTTCAAAGTATGTCTCATCGTCACCGCGTTATTAATAATTTGCCAGGAGGAAAAAACTTTTGCCCTCTTGTCAGGCGTACAGAAAAAATTGAAAATTTTAAAACACTTCATTTAAGTGAACTTGCCCATCAACAAACGGGCATGATCCATAAAGATGTTTTGACACGCGCGGCGGCATTTTTATTACTAAAAGATTCGCGTGCTTCTTTTGCAATTGAAGGTGAGAGTCATTTAAAGAATAGGGTTGAGCGATGGGGGCGTGCCATATCTCAAGCAGGCATTCGCCCTATAAATTTAGAAGAACTCTTAAGACTTCAAAGAATCGTTATTGAGGATACACGTTTTGTAAAACTCGGTCTTCGGGAAGATGGGGGATTTATTGGGGTTCATGAGAGAGGAACAGGTATGCCTCTTCCCGATCATATATCCGCTCATCCTAAGGATTTACCTCTTCTTTTGGAAGGAATGACACAAGCTTATAATGATCTTCATAAAAAAGAAAATATAGATCCTGTTATCCTTGCCGCAGTTATTGCGTTTGGTTTTGTTTTTATACATCCTTTTGTAGATGGAAATGGCCGTATTCAGCGTTACCTTATTCATCATGTTCTTGCAGATTTAGATTTTGCTCCAAAAGGAATCGTTTTTCCGATATCAGCTGTCATTTTAGAGCGCATTGATGAATATAGATGTGTCCTTGAGTCCTATTCAAAGCCTCGGCTCGAGTTCATTAATTGGCGTCCGACTAAAGAAGGAAACGTCGAGATCCTTAATGAAACCATTGATCTCTACCGGTATTTTGATGCCACACGTATGGTAGAGTTTCTCTATGATTGCGTCTCAGAAACAATTGAGAAGGTTCTTCCGGAAGAAATACGATATTTAGAATGCTATGATCGCATGAAAAAAGAAATTGAGAAATTCTTTGACATGCCAGATTATTTAACGGATTTATTGATTCATTTTTTAGAACAGAATAAAGGAAAACTTTCTAAAAGAGCAAAAGAAAGAGAATTTAAGGCGCTTTCAGAAGAAGAATGCGCTCACCTTGAAAACCTCTATAGGGAAATATTTATAAATCAAACTTAA